One window from the genome of Desulfovibrio oxyclinae DSM 11498 encodes:
- a CDS encoding AI-2E family transporter encodes MFKNDKQYTLDSVVRIGITAALLWGAVLLLDTLSDVLLPFAAALAFAYFVNPLVERVQDKVKNRKLAVGLTLSSLFVVLGTALWIAVPMAIREVARTGKLLTSLVNDSNMAQRAVEYLPEDIWRALVDFVKRPEVRELLTESGFLNTAQEAAKKVLPGVWNLVSGTADTMLAVGGLMIILLYLIFLLADFERLKHWTDQLPPSWQNPAREFSDEFTGAVDRYFRTQAFIALTVGVLFSIGFLILGMPLAVLLGMFIGLLNMVPYLQTLGLIPAFILAGLDALATGGNFWAALGGVGLIFAVVQTLQDGFLVPKFQGDSLGLSPWMILLSLSVWGKLLGFLGLVLALPLTCLVLAYYRRKVMHRPA; translated from the coding sequence ATGTTCAAGAACGACAAACAGTACACTCTGGACAGCGTGGTCCGCATCGGCATAACCGCCGCGTTGTTATGGGGAGCCGTGCTGCTTCTCGATACGCTCAGCGACGTTCTGCTGCCTTTCGCGGCGGCTCTGGCCTTCGCCTATTTCGTCAATCCGCTGGTGGAGCGGGTTCAAGACAAGGTGAAAAATCGCAAGCTTGCCGTGGGCCTCACGCTGAGCTCGCTTTTCGTGGTGCTCGGAACCGCCTTGTGGATCGCGGTGCCCATGGCAATTCGCGAAGTGGCCCGAACCGGCAAGTTGCTGACTTCGCTGGTGAACGACTCCAACATGGCGCAACGCGCCGTGGAATATCTGCCCGAGGACATCTGGAGGGCACTGGTGGACTTCGTGAAACGCCCCGAAGTCCGCGAGCTTCTGACGGAATCCGGCTTTCTGAACACCGCTCAGGAGGCGGCCAAGAAAGTGCTTCCCGGTGTCTGGAACCTCGTGAGCGGCACCGCAGACACCATGCTGGCGGTGGGCGGACTCATGATCATCCTGCTGTACCTCATCTTCCTGCTGGCGGATTTCGAACGTCTCAAGCACTGGACCGACCAGCTGCCGCCCTCGTGGCAGAACCCGGCCAGGGAGTTCTCCGACGAGTTCACCGGAGCCGTGGATCGCTACTTCCGCACGCAGGCATTCATTGCGCTGACCGTGGGCGTGCTGTTCTCGATCGGCTTTCTGATTCTGGGAATGCCGCTGGCCGTTCTGCTGGGCATGTTCATCGGGCTGCTGAACATGGTCCCCTACCTGCAGACGCTGGGACTCATTCCGGCCTTCATTCTGGCCGGGCTGGATGCGCTGGCCACCGGCGGGAACTTCTGGGCCGCACTAGGCGGCGTCGGGCTGATCTTCGCCGTGGTGCAGACGCTTCAGGACGGATTTCTGGTACCCAAATTTCAAGGCGACAGCCTCGGCCTTTCGCCCTGGATGATCCTGCTTTCGTTGTCTGTATGGGGGAAACTGCTGGGCTTTCTCGGGCTGGTGCTGGCTCTGCCGCTCACCTGTCTCGTACTGGCGTACTATCGCCGCAAGGTGATGCACCGACCCGCCTGA
- the chrA gene encoding chromate efflux transporter, whose product MNKPSLLALLGVFLKLGTTAFGGPAMIPYIKKAVVERHGWLDEKDFSLGMGAAQLVPGATAMQVAAWAGLRIRGTAGAFVAYLGFSLPAFLLMLGLSVLYFKGADLPRIQAAFAGLQVVVVALVLSAAFDFALQYCDSIRARLLALGAGIWLAFKGNPVIALVVVCLLAVPLFRELPALRPDAPPGGRRGGFLVPSCLVLIAVACWLVLRSYLPELGGLAALMARIDLFAFGGGYVSVPLMLHEVVEVRGWLTEAGFMDGIALGQLTPGPIVMTATFVGYKVAGLVGAAVATVAVFTPSFIILRFIAPVSRLLVASPVAARMLKGSLIGLVGLMAAVAGRFVLSTDWTAVSVAIAVGAFIALRMRVDVLRVVVCGAAAATFLL is encoded by the coding sequence TTGAACAAACCGAGTCTACTTGCTCTGCTGGGCGTCTTTTTGAAGCTGGGAACTACCGCGTTCGGCGGCCCGGCAATGATACCCTACATCAAAAAAGCCGTGGTGGAACGCCATGGATGGCTTGATGAAAAGGATTTCAGCCTCGGCATGGGTGCCGCACAGCTCGTGCCCGGCGCGACCGCCATGCAGGTGGCTGCGTGGGCTGGACTGCGCATCCGCGGCACTGCCGGCGCCTTCGTGGCTTACCTCGGTTTCTCCCTCCCGGCCTTTCTGCTCATGCTCGGCCTGTCCGTTCTGTATTTCAAGGGCGCGGACCTGCCCCGCATACAGGCGGCCTTTGCCGGACTTCAGGTGGTTGTGGTGGCGCTGGTGCTCAGTGCCGCGTTCGATTTTGCCCTGCAGTATTGCGATTCCATCAGGGCGCGTCTGCTCGCCCTGGGCGCAGGTATCTGGCTGGCGTTCAAGGGCAACCCGGTCATCGCGCTCGTGGTGGTCTGCCTTCTGGCAGTGCCTCTTTTTCGCGAGCTCCCCGCCCTGCGTCCCGACGCACCGCCCGGCGGCAGGCGTGGCGGGTTTCTCGTGCCATCCTGCCTTGTTCTCATTGCCGTGGCCTGCTGGCTCGTATTGCGCTCCTACCTGCCTGAACTCGGTGGGCTGGCCGCGCTCATGGCCCGCATCGACCTCTTCGCATTCGGCGGCGGGTACGTCTCCGTGCCGCTCATGCTGCACGAGGTGGTGGAAGTGCGCGGTTGGCTGACCGAAGCAGGGTTCATGGACGGCATCGCGCTGGGCCAGCTCACCCCGGGGCCCATCGTCATGACCGCCACCTTCGTGGGATACAAGGTGGCCGGACTGGTTGGCGCCGCCGTGGCAACCGTAGCGGTTTTTACCCCCTCTTTTATCATTCTGCGCTTCATCGCTCCCGTATCCCGCCTTCTGGTGGCCTCACCCGTTGCCGCCAGAATGCTCAAGGGCAGCCTCATCGGCCTCGTGGGACTCATGGCCGCCGTAGCGGGAAGATTTGTCCTGAGCACCGACTGGACGGCTGTCTCGGTCGCCATCGCCGTGGGGGCATTCATTGCCCTCAGAATGCGGGTTGACGTGCTTCGTGTGGTGGTCTGCGGGGCCGCCGCTGCAACCTTTCTTTTGTAA
- a CDS encoding Cache 3/Cache 2 fusion domain-containing protein, with product MIKNMPFQSKLLIGVLSVVGLAIITMSTITYIQVQSSLTVLGETSMEAFSESIYRMMEMQQSTLADKVKGDLSYMDAEIEEEGTPYLDRNDTTSMTIVNQITGKTERVTIPKMKMGLNTVTQNYDVVDRVQKRVGGTATIFQLLPGKLLRISTNVQKKDGSRAVGTYIPSSSPVYKTIMKGETYYGIAYVVNAWYQTGYRPLKNASGEIIGVVYVGRKILTDEFRKAVEAASIGGEGYGFIFNRKGTLILHPSLEGKTLADYSFWSDFSEEKDGIVKYVFRGDDKQVFIKYFEPWGWSYGFSLTQTEMMHGVDKKVLYWNVGIAAAALLVISLILVLLVRVVVRPLRGLSAFTHKVAEGNYNAEISYPARDAIGETIDAVRDMTAELKTKLGFAQGLLSGITIPCVVVDMDERITFINQQELDLFDKPGKPDDYIGQPFGEFVYGDSSQRTKLHECLHQDRCLLGVETSGKTEKGKRYDIIVDSAPLKDLDGKIIGGFTLIKDMTAIKQGERRAVAQRENIVNIAQEADTISEQLSSAAEQLAAQVEQASRGTDLQQERVAETSTAMEQMNATVLEVAKNASDAAENADNAKQQAQDGANIVEQVVRAINRIEARSEQLRNSMSTLGEQADGIGTVMQVIEDIADQTNLLALNAAIEAARAGEAGRGFAVVADEVRKLAEKTMAATKEVGQAVRDIQDGARENLESTEEAVAAITEGTELAGKAGASMTEIQALVEQSADQVRNIATAAEEQSATSEEVNRATDEINTISSETARAMQESREAIESLAAQASKLQQLIERMQE from the coding sequence GTGATCAAGAACATGCCGTTCCAGTCCAAGTTGCTGATAGGGGTTCTTTCGGTGGTGGGCCTCGCGATCATTACCATGTCAACCATCACCTACATTCAGGTTCAAAGTTCGCTCACGGTTCTGGGCGAAACATCCATGGAGGCCTTCTCGGAGAGCATCTACCGCATGATGGAGATGCAGCAGTCCACGCTCGCGGACAAGGTCAAAGGCGACCTTTCCTACATGGATGCGGAGATCGAGGAAGAAGGGACACCGTATCTGGATCGAAACGATACCACGTCCATGACCATCGTGAACCAGATCACGGGCAAAACCGAGCGGGTGACCATCCCGAAGATGAAGATGGGCCTGAACACGGTGACGCAGAACTACGACGTCGTGGACAGGGTGCAGAAGCGCGTGGGCGGTACGGCAACCATATTTCAATTGCTGCCCGGAAAGCTGCTGCGCATCTCGACGAACGTGCAGAAGAAAGACGGCAGCCGTGCTGTGGGCACCTACATTCCGTCGTCCAGCCCGGTCTACAAGACCATAATGAAAGGCGAAACCTATTACGGCATCGCCTACGTGGTGAACGCGTGGTACCAGACCGGCTACAGACCGCTCAAGAACGCCTCCGGCGAGATCATCGGCGTGGTCTACGTGGGGCGCAAGATTCTTACCGACGAATTTCGCAAGGCCGTGGAAGCCGCAAGCATCGGCGGCGAAGGCTACGGATTCATTTTCAACCGCAAGGGAACCCTGATTCTGCACCCCAGCCTCGAAGGCAAGACTCTGGCCGACTATTCCTTCTGGTCCGACTTCAGCGAGGAAAAGGACGGCATCGTCAAATACGTCTTCCGAGGCGACGATAAGCAGGTCTTCATCAAGTATTTCGAGCCATGGGGCTGGAGTTACGGCTTCTCTCTCACCCAGACGGAAATGATGCACGGCGTGGACAAGAAGGTCCTTTACTGGAATGTCGGAATCGCCGCCGCAGCCTTGCTGGTCATCTCGCTGATTCTCGTGCTGCTTGTCCGCGTGGTGGTGCGCCCCCTGCGAGGACTCTCCGCCTTCACGCACAAGGTGGCGGAAGGCAACTACAATGCGGAAATAAGCTACCCCGCCCGCGACGCCATTGGCGAAACGATCGATGCCGTTCGGGACATGACCGCCGAACTCAAGACCAAGCTCGGCTTTGCGCAGGGGCTTCTCAGCGGCATTACCATTCCGTGCGTCGTGGTAGACATGGATGAACGGATAACCTTCATCAACCAGCAGGAACTTGACCTCTTCGACAAGCCCGGAAAGCCCGATGACTACATCGGACAACCCTTCGGCGAGTTCGTCTACGGCGATTCCAGTCAGAGGACCAAGCTGCACGAATGCCTGCATCAGGACAGATGCCTGCTCGGTGTCGAGACCTCCGGAAAAACAGAGAAGGGCAAACGGTACGACATCATAGTTGATTCGGCCCCCCTCAAGGATCTCGACGGCAAGATCATCGGCGGCTTCACCCTTATCAAGGACATGACCGCCATCAAGCAGGGCGAACGCCGGGCCGTGGCCCAGCGCGAGAACATCGTGAACATCGCGCAGGAAGCCGACACCATCTCGGAGCAGCTCTCCTCGGCCGCCGAACAACTCGCCGCGCAAGTCGAACAGGCTTCACGCGGCACCGACTTGCAACAGGAACGCGTGGCCGAAACATCCACCGCCATGGAACAGATGAACGCCACCGTGCTGGAAGTCGCCAAAAATGCCTCCGATGCCGCCGAAAACGCCGATAATGCCAAGCAGCAGGCGCAGGACGGAGCCAACATCGTGGAGCAGGTGGTTCGCGCCATCAACCGCATCGAAGCACGCTCCGAGCAACTCAGAAACAGCATGAGCACCCTCGGAGAACAGGCCGACGGCATCGGCACCGTCATGCAGGTTATAGAAGACATCGCCGACCAGACCAACCTGCTCGCGCTCAACGCCGCCATTGAAGCCGCCCGCGCAGGCGAGGCGGGACGAGGCTTCGCAGTCGTCGCCGACGAAGTCCGCAAACTGGCCGAAAAGACCATGGCCGCCACCAAGGAAGTGGGACAGGCCGTTCGGGATATTCAGGACGGTGCCAGAGAAAACCTCGAATCCACCGAAGAGGCCGTCGCCGCCATCACCGAAGGTACCGAACTCGCCGGAAAGGCCGGAGCCTCCATGACCGAAATCCAGGCGCTCGTGGAACAATCCGCAGATCAGGTCCGAAACATCGCCACCGCCGCGGAAGAACAGTCCGCCACCAGCGAAGAAGTCAACCGCGCCACGGACGAGATCAACACCATCTCCTCCGAAACCGCCCGAGCCATGCAAGAGTCGCGCGAAGCCATCGAATCGCTCGCCGCACAGGCCTCAAAACTGCAACAGCTCATCGAACGGATGCAGGAATAA
- a CDS encoding phosphotransacetylase family protein produces MPGLYIGSTSGYSGKNMIVMGIGQKLLKDGLNIGYMKPVGAMPVESDGKLGDEDALFVQDILGLEQDPEMVTPVVVTQDFKVKAFTGKIDGLSDRIADCYQNISKDRDLTLVAGSGSMYSGKYCDTDAVTIIKKLGIKAVIIDRFEKEFKYDYLAMMKEHLGDQLAGVILNDVPPHFMEEVNQLLAPFFERRGIKVLGVIPRDPLMGAIKVGDLADRLGGKIISAHNKADRVVESFLIGTMQVENFMTHFRKKKNSAIIVGGDRSDVQLVALEGDCPCLVLTGNLYPNDIILTRSEVLETPIIMVREDTYSVAKKMDSILSRHKLRDAIKIKQGADLVAENIDFQYLKNELGI; encoded by the coding sequence ATGCCCGGTCTCTACATAGGTTCCACCAGCGGTTACTCAGGCAAGAACATGATCGTCATGGGCATCGGCCAAAAGCTCCTCAAGGACGGGCTGAACATCGGCTACATGAAGCCCGTCGGCGCCATGCCCGTGGAATCCGACGGCAAACTCGGCGACGAGGACGCCCTCTTCGTGCAGGACATCCTCGGCCTCGAACAGGATCCCGAAATGGTCACCCCCGTCGTGGTCACCCAGGACTTCAAGGTCAAAGCCTTCACCGGCAAGATCGACGGCCTCTCCGACCGCATCGCCGACTGCTACCAGAACATTTCCAAGGACCGCGACCTGACCCTCGTGGCAGGCTCCGGCTCCATGTACTCCGGCAAATACTGCGACACCGACGCCGTCACCATCATCAAGAAGCTCGGCATCAAGGCAGTCATCATCGACCGCTTCGAAAAAGAGTTCAAATACGACTACCTCGCCATGATGAAGGAACACCTCGGCGACCAGCTCGCAGGCGTCATCCTCAACGACGTGCCCCCGCACTTCATGGAAGAAGTCAACCAGCTGCTCGCACCCTTCTTCGAACGGCGCGGCATCAAGGTCCTCGGCGTCATCCCCAGAGACCCCCTCATGGGCGCCATCAAGGTAGGCGACCTCGCAGACCGCCTCGGCGGCAAGATCATCTCCGCACACAACAAGGCGGATCGCGTCGTCGAAAGCTTCCTTATCGGCACCATGCAGGTCGAAAACTTCATGACCCACTTCCGCAAAAAGAAAAACTCCGCCATCATCGTTGGCGGCGACCGCTCCGACGTGCAGCTCGTGGCCCTCGAAGGCGACTGCCCCTGCCTCGTGCTCACAGGAAACCTCTACCCCAACGATATCATCCTCACCCGCTCCGAAGTGCTCGAAACACCCATCATCATGGTGCGCGAAGATACCTACTCCGTCGCCAAGAAAATGGACTCCATACTCTCTCGCCACAAACTGCGCGACGCCATCAAAATCAAACAGGGCGCCGACCTCGTGGCAGAAAATATCGACTTCCAGTACCTCAAGAACGAACTCGGCATTTAG